The Bacteroidales bacterium genome includes a region encoding these proteins:
- a CDS encoding DUF695 domain-containing protein encodes MRKYLITLLITILISYSSKSQDGNRDFYIVQYDAGAGSTLLNMDLINSAPKKDLPFIVITGVTFKNCRDDGFPNEDELKKLYKIDDEVESVISNITNSEFAGTFTYQCERLNYIYVSDTINIRAKLTDLYKKYKHYKFYINIEPDRKWETYLNFLYPDEEIQEYMSNQKILVQLQSAGDDLSKERQVDHWIYFPDKSKMELFIIDVKKIGFKIESQDKINDSGLLYQLHISRIDFIDMESISKLSLNIRRKAKKLGGDYDGWETFVIK; translated from the coding sequence ATGCGAAAATATCTAATTACACTTTTAATAACAATATTGATTAGTTATTCTTCTAAATCGCAAGACGGGAACCGGGATTTTTATATAGTACAGTATGATGCCGGTGCCGGTTCTACATTATTAAACATGGACTTGATTAATTCTGCACCTAAAAAGGATTTGCCTTTTATTGTAATAACAGGTGTGACTTTCAAGAATTGCAGAGACGATGGTTTCCCAAATGAAGATGAGTTAAAAAAACTTTACAAAATTGACGATGAAGTTGAATCTGTCATTTCAAACATAACAAATTCTGAATTTGCCGGAACATTTACGTATCAGTGTGAGAGACTGAATTATATCTATGTTAGTGATACAATAAATATACGAGCCAAACTGACAGATTTATATAAAAAATATAAACATTATAAGTTTTACATTAACATAGAGCCCGACAGGAAATGGGAAACCTATCTGAATTTTTTATATCCGGATGAGGAGATACAAGAATATATGTCAAATCAAAAAATATTAGTGCAACTTCAATCTGCCGGTGATGATTTGTCAAAGGAAAGACAAGTTGATCATTGGATTTATTTTCCTGATAAAAGTAAAATGGAATTATTTATAATTGATGTTAAAAAAATTGGTTTTAAAATTGAAAGTCAAGATAAAATTAATGATTCGGGTTTGCTGTATCAATTGCATATTTCTCGTATAGATTTTATTGACATGGAATCGATTAGTAAGTTGTCATTAAATATAAGAAGAAAAGCAAAAAAATTGGGTGGAGATTATGACGGATGGGAAACATTTGTAATAAAATAA
- a CDS encoding metallophosphatase family protein — protein sequence MKYAVISDIHEDIISLRKVINQINKTNADKLVCLGDITGFSDLHHSHKNTKDADACIDLLKKNFDIIIAGNHDLNTLDKLPLYLKRHKKANSFLPKQTWAYEGEVHASLSNESIKLLNQLPEYVIETVDNINILFSHFLFPDITGSTMIIPEIKKELKPHFNFMERNNCLLSIVGHTHIDGFALSNGRNVLFKEFGFKQLSEKQQIIFGPAVMKDGEKSGFMIFDTDTFELSTIKTDT from the coding sequence ATGAAATATGCTGTTATTTCAGATATTCATGAAGATATTATTAGTCTTAGAAAGGTAATAAACCAAATTAACAAAACCAATGCAGATAAATTGGTTTGTCTCGGTGATATTACCGGATTCAGTGATTTGCACCATTCTCATAAAAATACTAAAGATGCTGATGCCTGTATTGATCTTTTGAAAAAAAATTTTGATATAATTATTGCAGGGAATCATGATCTTAATACACTTGATAAATTACCGTTGTATTTAAAACGTCATAAGAAAGCAAACAGTTTTCTGCCAAAACAAACTTGGGCTTATGAAGGAGAGGTTCATGCGTCATTAAGCAATGAAAGTATCAAACTTTTAAATCAACTTCCGGAATATGTAATAGAAACAGTCGATAATATTAATATTTTATTCAGTCATTTTCTATTTCCTGATATAACCGGATCAACGATGATTATTCCTGAAATTAAAAAGGAACTTAAACCGCATTTCAATTTCATGGAACGTAATAATTGCTTATTGAGTATTGTCGGACATACACATATTGACGGATTTGCATTATCAAACGGAAGAAATGTTCTTTTTAAAGAATTCGGGTTTAAACAATTATCCGAAAAACAACAGATCATATTCGGGCCTGCAGTTATGAAAGATGGTGAAAAAAGCGGTTTTATGATCTTTGATACAGATACTTTTGAATTATCAACCATTAAAACTGATACTTAA